The Oncorhynchus tshawytscha isolate Ot180627B linkage group LG16, Otsh_v2.0, whole genome shotgun sequence nucleotide sequence tggaacagatttactAAATGTTAatgacttggagctgatttgctgtttttttttagtCTTTTGTGTCCAACAATAATTGTTTTTCTTTTGCTCAGCAACCTCTGGGATGAAATAAAATCCCCTGTGTGCCAGATTGTGATCCGCGGGCCGCCAGTTGCGGAACCCTTCCATAGATAGTGCAGGAGTGGGTGTGCGCCAAGACCCTGTCACGTGACCCACTGTCTACATGCGTCTATAAATTCACCTCCATGTCGTATGCTTGTCCTTTCCTAACGAAGGTGCTGTGTCTAATCTACAGAGGATCTGCAACTTCTACCAGCAATATGTCAAAAGGTACGTGACGGTTTGTTACAATGTAATCCTTGGATGACGTGATGGAAGTTTGGCTGTGGCAGACACGGTGGAAACTAAGTAACTTGTCGTGATTGTTCCCACTGTCAGAGGCTAAAAAAGTTACTGTGGAGTTGCAGCAATGTCCGTCGTATATAAATGATGGGATGGCCGGCACGTTGAGAAATGTACAGCTTGGTTTGTTGCCGTTATTTTGGTTTTGTCGATCCGTGACACAACCAGCATGTGGAAACCGGCTGAGTCGTTATTTAGTCTCTTTTCCGCTTTCCATCAACGCGTGTTTTGCAACATGGACTTTCTTAATAGAGCCGTATCGATACGTTTCTCGGCTGTGTGGATAACGGTTGGGTCAATGAGTTTCGCTGTTGCTCAGTCTCTCCCTAGTTGTAACCCCATATTCACACGTACCCTAAACAGCCGACAGCACCGACTGAGCGGTCCCTGTCTGGCACTGATGTACCCAGCCGTTAATACTGGTGTGGACCGGTTCAACAAcgtccattcaggctgcaaatgAATCATTTTCTTACTCAAAGGGTCCCTCTCTCATCCTGCGTTTAGACTTAAATACAACTGGGAACTGGTGGAAAAAACGAGCCCACCGTTAAAGCTTGTTACAGTaacctaaaaaatatatattatcgaAAACCACAAGTTTTGGGCTTAGTGCAACGCGTCAATTCTGGCCTTCATTTTGAGGGTTTCTAGAATCAAATCGTAGATTCCTGCCGttgtgcccttaagcaaggcacaGCACCCCAGGCGCCctgtggcagccccccgcacctctccaaAACCTGTTTTTAGAGGTGTTTGGTGAAAAGCAGAAGACATCTTTTTGTTGGACCGCCTGCACACTTGACCAATAAAGTGGTATCATTTATCTATTTGACGGCCTGTCATTAAATATAGTTAAGGAGAAAAATGATGCCTTTGCAGCCTGAGATGGCTGAGCCGGTCCACGAAGGCATCAATCATAGACTACAGTGCAGATCTAGTGTTAGGTTAAATGGCACTGTACCTGCATTGCTGTAGCCAGCTAGACGTATGCTACTACTTGTTTATTGAATTACTGTTCCAAGTGAAACTGCATGTCCTCTAAGCCTACACAGCCTTCTCGCCATGTTTTATTATATTAAGCCTTTATAGGCCTACCTTTAATCAACACAAGGTGCACACTAAAATTACAGTTATATATGTACCTGACCAATGTAGTAGTGAAACCTGACATTGTGTCCCCATGACTTACAAAAGGTGTCATCCCATGGTCATCTTCCTTTGTGATAGCAGCACTTTCTAGATCTTCATATAGTCAGTGGGTTGAGGCCTGAAGGCCAACAGCATGTCTTTCTGTGCTTATCAtagtgcattttaccagtaagaGTAGCAGAGATCCAGTAGAACAGCCTTCTGTTGACTGTTTTTTTTGGGTGGCAGATTGATTTGGTGTTTCTTGCTTCTAATATAACATCAGCTGTTTTCTTGGGACCAATGGCAATATGGGGTGGGAGGGAGGTACAGTTGGAAATACATAATTTCACTTCAGCTCTACCTGGTTTGGCATCAACACAATTTGAGGTTTTGTATCCAGTGGTTTCTTTTTACCAGGCTGTTATCCAGTTGGCCCCCAAAACCAAGTGTAGTGTTTACTATACCAGGGGATTGTTTAACTGACCAGCCAGGCCTGCTAATATTAACTGCCAGTTTCTACATTTGGCATTATAATTACATGAATCTATTTGCCCTTTGTTAGCTTACAATAATTTCATTGTTGAGACGTGAGTCTATGGGCAGTTTTATAGATTTTCCTATCTGGCACAGCATGCCAAAGTAGACGTCAAGACCTTGGCCATTCTGTCTGGCATTCAGACATTGGTGTCAAAACTGTTAACTGCCACAGACCATTGGACATCACTCCCTCACAACCTTTTACTTtaatttagtcaatattttcttaactctatttcttcaactgcattgttgattaagggctcgtaagtaagcatttcacgataaggtctacacctgttgtattcagtgcttgtgacaaatacaatttgagttGTTAGTTTGATGCACTGATATGAGTTTTGACCGATATCCGGTATTTTTCCATGTCAAAAAACCTGATaccgatatttaacattttagctgccttttaagcattctaataCAGCCAAATAGTTGCAACACGCACCCAAaaattattttgttggcatttccCCATGTCCCCAtaaccagtaaaacataatcaaaacctatttagtTCACTCACTTGCTTTTTTCGTTCATTtgttcattctcaaccaggatttcatcatgcatgtcaagcagtgaagtttctcAGTATAAGTACCTGGGTGTCTGGATTGATAAATTGTCCTTTGTAAGGAATATATAGAAAATCTGGGTGTTTTTGTTATAGAAATAAATCAATCCCTAGTATTAAAAATAAGAGATTATTCAAACTTCTCCCTGTGTTGGATGTTGGTGATATTGTTTACATGCGGCACAACCTGTTTTAAACCCCTTGGATGTCTTCCATTACGTTTCATCACGGGACAATTTTAGGACTCCTTGTAGTCTGTATAAACATGTGGGAAGGACCTCTGTTTTTAAGAGCTGCATTCCCTATTATTTACAAAACGAACTGACAAACTCCCTCTATGTAACATTAACTAGGATAAGAATCATAAGTTATCTGTTCACAATAATCGATGACACAAGAGATTCCTCCAGTCTCCACAGATTTGGGGAAATCTTTAGTTTTTCTCCTATTTTGTGGATCAATCTGCAGAGTTCACTGCAGTTAAATGTGCTGGTGCCCCTCAGGCAGTTGACATTATTGATTGAGGACCTCTGTAGTTAAATGGGATTGCTTTTATAACATTTTATTGTGCTgaatgatattgttatgtgtgttAATCTGTTTTTATTGTAATGTGTACAGGGCTCTCTTGTAAAATAGATTTTTAATCTCAATGTGACACCCTGTTtaaaaatttataaaaaattaGTGTCCTTACAAAGTATTTTTGGGGGAAGGTTTTAAGAGTAGGATTCACACCTTTTGAACCTAATGCAAATGTTATTCCTAAATTTGTATTAACAAGTTATTCCCCCCATCTAGACCAGGCTTTTGTGACATTGGCCACCAATGACAACTATGCCAGGGGAGCCATGGTCCTGGGAAAGTCCCTGAGGAACCACCAGACAACCAGGAAGCTAGTGGTGATGATCGGCCCCCACGTCTCTGATCCTTGCAAGTAAGAATCTCTTAAAGGACAATGTTTTACAACCAAATCTATATGGTTTCACTTGTTGAAGAATTTACTCCAACCACTGATTAATTTCATCATCCTTGTTGGGACACCCAAATACGTCTTTTCAGAAAAGCGTTCAATGTAGTGATGCAGTTCCTCAGATGTTGTGCACATGACATTGCGGATGAAGGAATGGCAGTGTAATATTCAGTGCGATGCCCCTCCGTCCATTCTACAGGTAACTGCCTAAAATAAGGAAACGCCAGTAAATGAAGGATACAAAGTATGTTGCAGGAGCTTCCACACAGGAAGTTCCATACAACTGTTGAAACTGTGCCAACGGGCATGGAAACTGTGCCAACGGGCATGGAAACTGTGCCAACGGGCATGGAAACTGTGCCAACGGGCATGGAAACTGTGCCAACGGGCATGGAAACTGTGCCAACGGGCATGGAAACTGTGCCAACGGGCATGGAAACTGTGCCAACGGGCATGGAAACTGTGCCAACGGGCATGGAAACTGTTCTGGCGGCTCATGGTGGCCCAATGCCCTGTTAAGGTGCTTTGTTTCCTTTGTTTTGGCTGGTACCTGCAGCAGTAGGCTAGAGAATGGCATGGCTGGATAGGGGAAAGGCTTGAGTGGCTCAAAATGGTAGAAAATTCCAGATTAAAGTTTGTAATGGGAAAATAGCTTTTTTCCCCTATCGTAaggaaaaatattttattttgtattttttgggaAAGTAATTGGTGATATATTTTGTAAAATCTTATTCCAATATTTGACCATTTGTAAACagttctaagaatatttttgtagGACTTAAGAGTTTTGAAACAAATGTACTTTGAGGGTAGTATACAATAATATTCATTGTTTAGAAAATGCCAGCAGAGGACGTGTGAGTTTAACTCTCTGACCATATATGTAAGAACCTGTCACTTCCCAGTTACATTTCCCTTAATAACCCGTATAGGTCTATGCCCATAGATTGCAATACCTACTAAGCTAACAAATGGAGTTTGATGGCCGTAAAATCTAATTTTAATTTTAGGACCCCATATTGGTATATCTATCAATTATTTTATGAAATATTGCGTTTGGCCTTTACTGCTATAGCCCATAATGCTTTGAATGACACATGTCAACTAAGTAAAGAAAAGTCATAAGGAACAAGGATTTGaagtctgtcctatatctgacaATGTGAGAAAATGCATGTCTAGTGTTATTTTTGGCACATTTCACCCAATGCACTTTCTGCAATTTTTACAAACCCGGTACTGTGTTGGTGTCAGATGACTCCCATGAAGTGTGTGCTTCGTAGAGCAGAACAACTGACACCTTAGTGTTCGCTAGGCTCCCTTTTCGATATTGTAGCTCCAACTGTTCGATCTGGACAGTTGGTTTTGTAAGAAACGAGGACGTCCACGACAGTGTTCAGATGACTGCCCTAAACTTGTGGATGTCGTAGAGCCAACCAACTGGCACGGTTATGTTCGTGAGTTTCTCCGTATTGGTGACATTTGTAGCTCACACAGTTCGGGTTTTACAGCTGATTGTCTTGTCCGGATCATTGTGTaggagttgaatacccctgccctACAAGTTTGGCATGGTGTTTCCTGGCCCCCGCCCTATGCCCCTGACTCATCACCACTGCAGTTATTCAGAATGCTTTCCACTGTACACCATGTTGACGGTACGTCATGACGTCTCTGCTCTCtgcttcctccacctccaccagggGAGTGCTTCTCAAGATCTTTGACGAGGTACTGTTGGTGGATGTGTTGGACAGCGGAGACGCAGCTCATCTGGACCTGATGAAGAGACCTGACCTGGGAGTCACCTTCACCAAGCTACACTGCTGGACCCTTACACACTACTCCAAATGTGTCTTCATGGATGCAGACACACTGGTGAGACAGTTGGTGTTGATTTGTGCACACTCCCCCTGGTACGGTATAGTTCACCTGTATGTGTTTGTTGCAGGTGGTACAGAACATAGATGAGTTGTTTGACAGAGAGGAGCTGTCTGCGGCCCCGGATCCCGGCTGGCCAGACTGTTTCAACTCCGGCGTGTTCGTGTTCCGACCCTCCAACGAGACGTACAGCAAACTGCTCCAGTACTGCGCAGAACATGGCAGCTTCGATGGTACGTGTTAGTTTGTAAtgtttccttttgttttgttaaGAAATGTAGCGTCCATTTCCCATCCCATGACTTCTGTATTTTGATGCTACCTCTTGTACTCCTTACATAGAGCTAACCATTGGCGCTTTTGTACAAATTTAGGTCTATCGGAGTAGTGTTTCCATGGTCTGCTGGTAGGTCATGCAGCATATTGTAGTGTTTCCATGGTCTGCTGGTAGGTCATGCAGCATATTGGACTAGTGTTTCCATGGTCTGCTGGTAGGTCATGCAGCATATTGGACTAGTGTTTCCATGGTCTGCTGGTAGGTCATGCAGCATATTGGACTAGTGTTTCAGCATATTGGACATGGTCCATGGtccaaccttcccacaataaggggtgaatttggcccgttcctcctgacagagctggtgtaactgggtcaggtttgtaggcctccttgctcgcacacactttttcagttctgcccacattttctataggattgaggtcatggcttgactttgttgtccttaagacatttcgccacaactttggaggtatgcttggggtcattgtccatttggaagacccatttgtgaccaagctaactttctgactgatgtcttgagatgtagattcaatatatccacaattttcaaAAGCCAACTGTAAATACTGAAAAGCCTTCTCAATATTAGATaccctaaaataaataattgtcaTTAGCATACAGAGTCCAGTCTTCACTGTCATTTATATACTGTAAAAAGCATTGGACCAGCGGGGTCAAGTGTTCAAGGCTTTTCGATAAGTCGATAAAATTTAAGTGCACAGTTTGGCTATCTGATGATAGTTATCCAACTGGCACGTATCTCCACCCTTATTTAAAGGGCTGAAGTAGGCTGCGTTCCAGATGTTTGGAATCTTATTACTTGCCAATGTAAGATTGAATATGAGTGATGGGCAGCAAAGATGTATATTttcaaaataagggttaaatTGGTCCAGGCCGGACACTTAATATCAATAGATAAGAGTGCCTTCAACTCCTGAGCTTGTTCTCGGCTCTCAGCTGTCGGCTGTCTAGCGGCATGCAGAGCCTCATTTGCATATGTTATGATGGCGTTCATTATCAAATGAAAGCCCAGCTTTAGCAAAATGCTCATTAAACATGTCAAGCAGTTTATTCTGGTCACATATCTGAGGTCAATTTCAGCAGAAGACGAGAGGAGTTCATTTTAACATTCATCAACTTAATGGTTTTCCATAATTTTGTGCGGTTATTGAGATTTCTCTTGGTAGATTTGTCATAGAAGCTAGATCCGTATGAACAAGATGCTCTTATTTCTGGAGAAAACATGAGAATGCGTTAAATGCAATCCTATCTGTCGCATGTGTGAAGTCTGACAGAACTGCTTCAAATTCTGTGACTATGAACCGATGGAAACTTTAGGGCAACTTCAAAGATTGCTTAAACCATTATGGAAACAACCAATGGCTGAACATTATGTGGATTGTTAGAATAACTTGAAGTGTTGACTTGGAGATGTCTTTGTTTGGGCCTTTTGACTGCATCTATCAATTGAGTAGAAGCCTGTACAATCAGTCCTCGTATGGCCTCTGAGTTATGATAACAAGTCCCAGTATAAATTGCCCATAGGCATCATAgcatttttttccccccaacCACACAGAACTGTAGTCAGTGAATCAAGGGGTTGTATTTTTGCAGGTGGCCTATAGCATCCTATTCAATCTAAGTTCATTAGCTTTTGGTAACTGCAGTTTCAGTTCTAAAAACTGCTTTGGTTTAGATGAAGACCTTAATTCATTAAATGTAATTTAACCTTTAagtaggcaagtcggttaaattcttatttacattgatggcctaggaacagtgggttaactgccttgttcaggggcagaacagatttttttttttttaccttgtcagggattcgatctagcaactttttggttactggcccaacgctctaaccagtaggctacctgctgccgagtggcgcagaggtctaagcaCTGCAgttcagtgctagaggtgtcactacagaccctagttcgattccaggctctatcacaaccggccgtgattgggagtcccatagggcggcgcacaattggcccagtgtcgtacGGGGTAGGCCGTCAATATAAATttgttaattgacttgcctagttacataaaaaaaatgtaactaggcATCTGTCTTTAATATAAATGACTACCTCTCCCTTATTCACTTGGTCACATCGAGCCTATAGACTGatttataaaatatttgtttGTCCGGTTGCGGACAGAACTAAGACTATGAACCCAGTCTTTTGTCTTGTACAACTTACACATCCGACTCATGTTAATGTCAGTCCCAACCCTGATCTAGGTTACATTTTGGAGTCAGAAGTTCCACAACCATTGGGCCTGGGTTCAGGGGAATGTTTCTTAACACCAAGAGCAGAAGAAAAATGAAACTCCTTGATTTGTTGCTTCCT carries:
- the gyg1b gene encoding glycogenin-1 isoform X2 codes for the protein MSYACPFLTKVLCLIYRGSATSTSNMSKDQAFVTLATNDNYARGAMVLGKSLRNHQTTRKLVVMIGPHVSDPCKGVLLKIFDEVLLVDVLDSGDAAHLDLMKRPDLGVTFTKLHCWTLTHYSKCVFMDADTLVVQNIDELFDREELSAAPDPGWPDCFNSGVFVFRPSNETYSKLLQYCAEHGSFDGGDQGVLNGFFSNWATADISKHLPFIYNLSSIAIYTYLPAFKQYGANAKVVHFLGQTKPWSYTYDPKTKKVSGDMQETSTHPSFLLDWWFLYASSVVPMMTEGYGDQPFHSGCVEGSSTRFLPQCSSTSQEPHHTEPYVPPETSEERKQKWEQGQADYMGMDSFDNIQKKLDAFLK
- the gyg1b gene encoding glycogenin-1 isoform X1; its protein translation is MSYACPFLTKVLCLIYRGSATSTSNMSKDQAFVTLATNDNYARGAMVLGKSLRNHQTTRKLVVMIGPHVSDPCKGVLLKIFDEVLLVDVLDSGDAAHLDLMKRPDLGVTFTKLHCWTLTHYSKCVFMDADTLVVQNIDELFDREELSAAPDPGWPDCFNSGVFVFRPSNETYSKLLQYCAEHGSFDGGDQGVLNGFFSNWATADISKHLPFIYNLSSIAIYTYLPAFKQYGANAKVVHFLGQTKPWSYTYDPKTKKVSGDMQETSTHPSFLLDWWFLYASSVVPMMTEGYGDQPFHSGCVEVSLEGSSTRFLPQCSSTSQEPHHTEPYVPPETSEERKQKWEQGQADYMGMDSFDNIQKKLDAFLK